AGGTCACCGGAGGCGGACTGCCTCAGGGGCGTCCCACTCTGGTTTGCGGCGGGACCGGGTGCGGCAAGACCATGTTCGCCATGGAGTTCCTCCTCCGGGGGATCATTCAGTTCAAGGAACCCGGCGTCTTCATGTCCTTTGAGGAAAGGCCTGAGGAACTGACCGCCAATTACGCTTCGCTGGGCTTCGATCTGATGAAATTGGTTTCCCGCAAGAATCTCATCCTCGACTACGTTCATATCGAAAGGAGCGAAATCGAGGAAACCGGGGACTACGACCTCGAGGGTCTGTTCATCCGCCTTGACCATGCCATCAACGCCATCGGTGCCAAACGCGTCGTTCTCGATACCATCGAAGCCCTTTTTTCCGGGCTGAGCAACGAAACAATTTTACGGGCCGAACTCAGGCGTCTGTTCCGCTGGCTGAAATCGAAAGGGGTCACCGCCGTGATTACCGGTGAAAAAGGGGAACGGACCCTGACCCGCCATGGCCTGGAAGAGTATGTGGCCGACTGCGTCGTTTTTCTCGACCACCTGGTGACAAACCAGATCGCCACCCGCCGAATGCGGATCATCAAGTACCGCGGTTCTTCCCATGGCACCAACGAATATCCCTTCCTTATCGATAACCATGGCATATCCGTACTGCCGATAACCTCCCTGAGCCTCGACCATCCCGCTACCGACGACCGGATCTCCACCGGCATTGACCGGCTGGATATGATGCTGGGAGGACAGGGCTTTTTCCGCGGCAGCAGCATCCTGGTGTCCGGAACAGCCGGTACAGGCAAGACCAGTCTTGCCTCGCAGTTTGTCGAAGCGGCCTGTCGCAGGGGGGAACGCGCCCTGTACTTCGCGTTTGAGGAATCACCCCGGCAGATTATCCGCAACATGCGCTCCCTCGGCATCGATCTCGAACCCCTTTCGAAAAGGGGCCAGTTGCAGTTCGTCGCGGCGCGGCCGACCCTTTTCGGTTTGGAAATGCATCTGGTTTCCATGCATAATGCGATCGAAGAATTCAGGCCCGACCTGGTGGTTGTTGACCCGATTTCCAATCTCATAACAACCGGCAGCCCTGTCGAAGTCCGCGCGATGCTCACCCGCCTCCTCGATTTCCTGAAGGGAAAACAGGTGACGACCCTGTGCACCGACCTCACCAATGCCGGTAAAAATCTCGAGCAGACGGAATTAGACATCTCCTCCCTCATGGATACCTGGCTCCTGCTGAAAACCATAGAGGAAATGGGAGAGAGAAACCGGGGCCTCTACATCCTCAAGTCCCGGGGCATGGCCCACTCCAACCAGGTTCGAGAATTTGTTCTCAGTGACAAGGGCCTCCAACTGCTCGACGTCTACACCGGCCCGGGAGGGGTCCTGACCGGCGCCGCCCGCGAAAACCAGGAACTGATGGACAGGGCCGAAGAAATCAGGCAGAATCAAAAAAAAGAACGCAAAATTCGGGAGATGGAGCGGAAAGAGAAGATGCTTGAAGCGCAGATAACTGCGCTGAGGGCAGGCTACGAAGCTGAGCGGGAAGAACTTCAGCAGATGATTGATCAGGAAAAACTGGAGTCCCGGCGCCGGGAAATTATGACCCATATTCGGCAGGCCGATCAAATCGATGGAGAAAACCAGACCCGGCAACCCCTCGAAAAGAGCGATTCATGAAAAACGATACCGATTTTCAACCTGAAGCTTCCGGATCATCGGCAGAAATCTATCTTCTTCGTCTCTACGTCGCCGGCCAGACAGCCAAGAGCATTGCCGCCTTCGCAAACCTGAAGAAGATCTGTGAAACTCACCTTCAGGGAAAGTACAGGATCGAGGTGATCGACCTGCAGCAGAATCCATCCCTCGCCCAGGGGGATCAGATCCTGGCGCTTCCGACCCTGGTGCGGCGCCTCCCTCCACCGGTGAAGAAGATCATCGGCGATCTTTCCAATACCGAGAGGGTACTGGTCGGGCTGGACATCCGCCCATTGGACCCGATACCACCTCCTTCTGCATAGATTCAGGAGTTCCCGTAATGGTCAGAAAAAAGCACAATGACGATGGCAAGGGAAACAGTACGGAAGACTTTGAACTGACTCTCAGCCAAAGTGAAGAATCCGAAATCTATGTCCTTCGCCTCTACGTTGCGGGAACCACGCCGAGATCCCAGCGCGCTATCGAAAACGTCCGAAAAATATGTGACGCATATCTTCCCGGACGTTATCAACTGGAAATCATAGACATCTATCAGCAGCCGATCTTTGCCCGGGAAGGGCAGATAGTGGCTGCGCCCACTCTGGTCAAAGAACTCCCTCCCCCACTGCGCAAGTTTATTGGAGACATGTCTGGAACAGAGAGAATTCTGGTTGGGCTGGATTTGCGGTCAAAG
This portion of the Syntrophotaleaceae bacterium genome encodes:
- a CDS encoding circadian clock KaiB family protein — translated: MVRKKHNDDGKGNSTEDFELTLSQSEESEIYVLRLYVAGTTPRSQRAIENVRKICDAYLPGRYQLEIIDIYQQPIFAREGQIVAAPTLVKELPPPLRKFIGDMSGTERILVGLDLRSKE
- a CDS encoding circadian clock KaiB family protein, giving the protein MKNDTDFQPEASGSSAEIYLLRLYVAGQTAKSIAAFANLKKICETHLQGKYRIEVIDLQQNPSLAQGDQILALPTLVRRLPPPVKKIIGDLSNTERVLVGLDIRPLDPIPPPSA
- the kaiC gene encoding circadian clock protein KaiC, which produces MAKNSEPTIKASCSLLKIPTGIRGLDEVTGGGLPQGRPTLVCGGTGCGKTMFAMEFLLRGIIQFKEPGVFMSFEERPEELTANYASLGFDLMKLVSRKNLILDYVHIERSEIEETGDYDLEGLFIRLDHAINAIGAKRVVLDTIEALFSGLSNETILRAELRRLFRWLKSKGVTAVITGEKGERTLTRHGLEEYVADCVVFLDHLVTNQIATRRMRIIKYRGSSHGTNEYPFLIDNHGISVLPITSLSLDHPATDDRISTGIDRLDMMLGGQGFFRGSSILVSGTAGTGKTSLASQFVEAACRRGERALYFAFEESPRQIIRNMRSLGIDLEPLSKRGQLQFVAARPTLFGLEMHLVSMHNAIEEFRPDLVVVDPISNLITTGSPVEVRAMLTRLLDFLKGKQVTTLCTDLTNAGKNLEQTELDISSLMDTWLLLKTIEEMGERNRGLYILKSRGMAHSNQVREFVLSDKGLQLLDVYTGPGGVLTGAARENQELMDRAEEIRQNQKKERKIREMERKEKMLEAQITALRAGYEAEREELQQMIDQEKLESRRREIMTHIRQADQIDGENQTRQPLEKSDS